DNA sequence from the Malus sylvestris chromosome 10, drMalSylv7.2, whole genome shotgun sequence genome:
ATTTTAGTAATAACTCTGTACTATATTAAAACTCAGCTTCTTAATATAAAATtcacatgaaatttaaatttgtaAAAGGATTCACATTTCCAACCAACCACACTTTATATCCAATAGATTTATCAATAACAAGGTTTGTGCTACATAAGAAAGCATATTACATTCAACGATGTTGTCCAACACAACCAAGTACCCAAGGGTGACAACGTTACATTTTATAACACCTATGTACCTATGCACATCCACCAACAGCAAACTGATAACTAACAAAATCCACCCAATTGGTTATATGCCTTCCCTATGGCATTTCTAGTATATACATCAAGTAAAATTCACAAAAAGGATCATAGTTAACTTTTCACTTATTGAATTTCAGCTATTCACAACAAATCCTACATaacttacaagttacaactaAGCCTTTTTCAGAATTCCATCCTCCCACTACAGGCTGCAGGCGTCAGACCTAAGTTCATCATGCAATGAAGCTCACTTAACCACATTCCCTTCTTGAGAGTCCCACAATTTTTTTctgaattgaaaaataaatcttTTACAAAACATGGTAAAAATAATACACGATGAACTAAGAACAATAAATTGAAAATAGTCCAAGAGCTTACATCTCTGTGGAACATCTGAAGCAAGCATGACAGCATATGTGGAAGACTCGTCTTTGTCAGCTTCCACCTTCATTCCACCTGCAAATGTACAAAAAGAGTTCACAACACCAAACTACAACCGAGACCGAATTAAACGAATAACTTTGTATTTAGTAGGTCTTAATTCTACGAAGCCGAAATTCCTTACCAATGAGGTGCAcctcaaacaagaaatcaacatTATCAATTCAAGAAAAAACAATGCAATGATTTCAACGTATAATCATCATTTCAGGCGGGCAATCATTAGATATAGATAAATGTGTTGAAATGTCATTGCTGCCAATTGATACAGTTTTTATAGCATGCACACAAAAATTGTTCAACCAAAACAATCTCTAATTAAAGCATCACAatttattaaattgaagatAAATCAATACCTGAGAAGATAGGCTAATCATAAGGTTAGGAACCTgtgaaaacaaaggaaattAACAATAATGAATTTGAATTTACTACAATTTTCTCCAAGACCATGTTTCAAATACTCTACTTAAAGATTCAATTCTCATCATTCTCATCATTAGATGTTTAacccattaaaaaaaataaaaacttaaattaagaaacaattgaaGAGATATGATATCAACACCCTTAGCAAGAATAAGGCCAAATCCTTTCCAAGAGAGCAGGGAAACTGCTAAcaagttaaaaagaaaaaaaatatatttcacATACAAAACATTTACACGTGTTTCTTCCTAACATGATGACGACAACGACTTGAGATTATATTACTACACTACATCTCCTTTGATTAATCCATCATGTGATGATGAAGTACTGAATCATCCAAAAATCCTCGATTCTAGAGCAGGGGATGCTCCTATGACTGAATTCAAAATAATGCTCcgttactcttttttttttcaaggtaAATAATGCCCAACCACTCTATAGATAAGGCATCTAATCGGCTTAAATGTTTTGTAAAAGAGAGGTCAGTGGGGATAATCTTAGAACACAAGCATTTCGAATCTAATCAACTCAATGTGAAGTAGCATCTAATAAAAGCGTGGAAGAACTCTACCAAACAATAGAACATGGCGAAATCCATCATCAAATAAATAAAGGCCTCTGAAATCTAAGCTTTCAACAACTAGTGGTAACCTATTCTCTATGCTTTTGACGTCATCAGCTTCAGCAGATGCCAATGAATACAAGAGTAAGGTCAAATCCTTTCCGAAAGATATGATATTGAAACATATTTTCAGTGATGTTCAAGGACCGAAACTATCAAACAttataaactaaaaattaaagcaGTGTAAAATCTAGTTTGAAAATGCAAAAATACCCAACAATCCCACCATAACCACCGGCACGGTCGACTTCATCACCAGCTCCGGCCTCATCACACTCATCGACGCCACTGCTTATCCGCTCTTGGCCATCAAGTACGTTGCTCCCATACCTgaaaaacacacaaaacccaaacaaaatcatatgtttcgtagatttgaaattgaagaaatttggCTATGAATTTTTAGACACTAACTTGAGGATCGGAAAGAGGATGGGAAGAGGATTATGGAGGTATAATTTGACGGTCTGTTGCTTGTAagaaaaagggagagaaagGATGTGGGAAGTAGAGAGAGTGAAGagggaaggaggagagagagtggaggggagagagaggagagatatTTGTGAAAGGGGAAGAGGGGATAACCATTTTAGTTTCGTCCACCTTTAAAACCACAAGAAATTCTTATAATATGGACCCCACTTCATGACTTGTCTCACTCATTTTGGTGGGTatccaaaaaaacaaataaccagCACCACTTCGAtgcctacaaaataaataataaaataaaaatgtagaaGAAAAGTAATTTTAAGAAATAAAGTTATTTGACAGACACCAAAAATTTTGAAGGCCATCGATATCAGCGGCATCCCACTCCAAAGACACCAAAAAATAGTAAGAGTGAGTGCTTTAtatctaaggaaaactaatgaaaatggcttgaaaactttgaattttaatgatgaggacaaaataaagggtaaaatgaatagtatcaggtttgactttttagtgtaaaaatgtggtttttcgttaaagtgaacagtaccgcggaCTTTTAATTAAAACTTCCTTATATCTATGGCCACCAATTGCAAATGGTGTGCAAAAAATGGTGTCCTATGAGCATAATTCTAGTAGTGGTCCTCCTATATGCAAACACTCACAATCACTTATagggttttaacttttaaggCCACAATATGTGGGTTATAACCTATCCCCTTTGTACTACGTTGCAACGGATATCTCCTTATGAAGTTCCTtactactttaattataataatttaatagcTAACTACATTTTGCACCCTTCAAAGCATTTACAATGGGTATGTcaaaattttttgtcaaattcttAATTGATGGTTGATATTGCATTTTAAAGCGCGTAATGCTAGGAAggccaaatttttaaaccaaatttgtaaattaaatgatgtacgTTATCAATAGAAAAcaaacacgttaatcaatacttaagtaatgaTCAAATTATTAACATCCACgtaatttggtttacaaaatttctAAATATAATCTCTCTATAGCACTACCCTTTTAAAGCATGCTGTCAAGTTTTATTATATTCCAACCAGTatgttaattattattttattatcatatAGGACCgcgttaaaataaaataaacagtaaaatcatttttaaaactttatatCCTAGTGGATGGTGGAAcctatataaattaataattaaataaaatatcaactGAAGGTAGAAGAGCAACGTCAAAATTGACACTATAAAAAACCAATCCAGGttacctaaaagattgttcagtTGTAGCAATTTTGCTGTTAAAAATGACTTTGGAATTCCAGCTAAGATTTGGCATCCACTTTGGATTTTGGGtgatttttaaatgatttatgagGTCTCAATTTTCTCATATTATACATTAAGGTTttaaaattgtatcaatttttaagttttctcTCTTTGAATGTTTAATTATCCATTAAATTGAAGAGTGTAATTTGTCATTGTGGTGCAAATGTGACTTACAAATTACAATTAAGTTAGCTCATATAAGGATCTCAAGTTTTCATCAAGTCAAAAACCAGACCAAAAGCTTAAATTGCTACAATTTCAATACCTTAGGGTGCGatatgagaaaattaaaacttcGTGGCCTATTTTAAAATTTACCCCAGGTATATTAACCCGTAGTTTTATATCATACGTGGCGTAAACCATGTCCtgtctgtttagttttaatacCCTAAGTTGTTTGGTAATCATTCTTTTTCATTATTCATTTCTTTGAAATGATTCGtttggtaattaaaaaaaaaaaaatcaaaactacttcttgagttttcaaaatttctttcatttttagttttttttttaactaaataCTATTATTAgttacataaaaaataaaaactgaaaattagaaacaaaataattatcaaacgacTCTCTAACAAGCCTTGCCGGCTATATATTCATATTGTGTAAGCTTGGTTTTTTGCCATCACCACCAATAATCAATATGATGCATTGATGATCATGGCTACGTTCGGTGTTTTGCAATGGTTCCCAGCCAAGTTGAAGATGAGTTATAAATATATGTTGGGGCCTTTTAATgaagaatataaacatataaggATCTGTATGATATGCCAACTTCGTACTGTAGTTCAATGATCTAGAATGACCACCtaaattttaactttttcaGCATCCATTCAAGCATCATTGTAGTCATCCAAACAAACTATTCATCAGTTGATTATCATGACGAAATTTCGCGCAAGTAATTATAGAAAATTGTAGTTCAAAAACTTCCTTCATAATTTCACATGGGGTGGACGTTTTGCGTCCTACTctgattagctaattaatatcgCCGAATTctctattttaataaaaatacataGAAGTAGCTTCCTTCATAATTATAATTTCTGAATCAGTGTTCGATTTCGGAAAGAAGTGAACACATGAATCCAGCAACCTATCAAACTTGCAAGTTGCTAGAATTTATTTATACATCCttaagagagagaaaataagaCAAGAGAACATATGATACAGCCAGCGAGGCTTACTGATTAATACAGCGAAGAAAAATAGACAGCCTGCAAGGCTATACTAGTTACCCGTTTTACTCAGCTGCTTTTGGTAGGGGAAGTAGTGTTCCGAAAACGTTGTCCCAAAATACGGAGAGATTGATGCCAAATCCCTTGCTTTGAGTTGTGAAGTGATGGTTCAAGTGATATTTCTGTCAGGTACGAACACAAGTACATTGTGAAGGCATTGAAATGCAGACAATCCTCTCAAATTGTTTACAGAAAGAGAGAacaagataaaaaaataaaaaaggcctCGAAAATTTGTTCCCTTCAGAGTTTGAGCTAATCCTTTAGAAGGATCCCCATGGTGCATGTAGGAGTGAGTGACTTCATATGTTACATATCCCAACAAGGTCCCTCCAAACAAAGCCGGAGCAAATGATGGAGGCGATAAAAGTTGAAACAGGTTCCAAAACTAGCACACACGTACAGACCATGACATGTAAAAATCCACTTCTactaaaaatttcaacaattatAATACCAAATAGGAACTAGCACAAATTTTATGCACAAAACAGTTTATCAACACTTGATACTTGTGATTCTTTTCGAGTCAATTGCCAAAGTGAATGGATTGTTGGTTTTTCTGTTTAAAATTAATggtgtatttctctgagatgaaCATTTCCTTTTCGGAGAAAAATTTAGCTCCGAAATTCGGACCTGTTATAATAGAGAGTAGTGGTTGAGGTAGTGAAATGGGACATACCAGCAGACAAACAATAGCTACCGCTGCAGGGGGGGTTTTTGTCTCATTGAATCCATAGGGTGCTTGTGATGGCAGCCATGAACAAGATAGTGTATGGTGTTTACCCTGCAAAAAAAAGTGATGAAAAATTTGATGGTACCAATATATACAgcaaagagggagagagagttggGAGAATTGAAGGATATAGAACCAACCAATAGCTTGTTGTTCTTGTGTGCATAAGGAAGCGATGAAAACGTACTCGACCAGTGTCCAAATAAAGATTCCACCGACCACTGTTAGAGCAAGATGAGGAGCAGTAAGTCCCGCTTGAAGAGAAACGGAAACAGCCCAGTAAACTACTGGCAGCCAAACAAGCGGAACAATCCACCACGGCGTGTGGCTCAAGAACTGTTTCAGGTTTTATTGAGTCAGAGGAACACCACATGAATTCATATCCAGGAAATGTTTACCAATATTTAAATTCTAAACCTGAAAACTAATGGAACTAAGAAGAAAATTACATTTTGTAACAGGTATGTGGAATCTGTTCCagaattttttttcctcttcaaCTTGTTTCAGCTTTAGGTTTTGATGCTCTTTAGTTCCAACACAACAGTAAATTTCATCCAATATTGGAAACCCTTTTGAATGCAAGATCTTAACAACACCTCTATAGTGTCATTGTGGAAACATCTGGGGCTTCCTTTGCTAAGAATAGGTTGGTAAACCCATTCCTCATAAGCTTCCCCGAGATAGCCAACCTGTAAAAGTTTCACCATTGTGACAAGTCGAATAAGAAAATTGACCGAAAACACATTGAAATTAATTCAAAACTAACCCTTATGTTGTATATCAAATCTAAGTGTTAAGTTAAGGgggaaaaacaaatcaatggaAAAACATGAGTAATCAAATCTGACCTGGAAGAAGAGGCTTATTCAAGTCCACAGCAAAAGATTTATTTGCCATCTGAAGTTGCAATAAAACTCATTCAGAAACAGAAGTAGATATATAAAAAATGTAGCAAATTGATCAATGGAAGTTCACCCTGTTACCACAAGGCTTGTACATATATTGTCTGAAATTGATGCATAAAATTTTATCCGGTTACCACAATTTTATCTTGAACGTCAACGATTCGGAAAGAAACAAGATTATTTTTTACAAAGAAAACTGAAATCAAATATCAAGGAAGCAGCAGACATGGATGTAGCCGAGTTGGCTAGAGTGCCTAACTTCATATTCAATAAGAAGATATGAAGCTTAAGGAAGCAATGCACTTGTATAACTTCAGAAACATATTAACAAAAATCCATTAATATGCAGCAAagcaaaaagaaactaaaaccCAGTTCAAAGTTAACCAAACATTATGGTGTCACAAATCCCAGTTCAAACATTGACATGAACAATTTGAAACACAAGTTCACAATATATCTGAGTATACCAagcaaaaaatgtgaaaaatgaaggaaaaaaactgacatttttggggaaaagatgagaacactgCGAGCTCCTCCTTTCAAGCTCAGGCAAACTCCAAGTCGTAATAGAAAGGTGAGTGAGTGAGAAGAAAACGTGGTCAATTAATAGAGGAATGCTAAGAAATTTTTCAAAAGTGGGACTCTGTATAGACTCTCTGTCACATCATCttttttgcacaatgttttattaTATTTGTACAAGAATTGATGTTAAATTGTGAAGCAATATAGAGTTGAATCTCAAGCGTAGCAGGCTGGCAGCTACTGTTATTTGGGACTTGACGTTGAGTATTGAACTGAACAATGAACGAGGGAAAGGCTAAAAAAAGCAGAATACAACAGAGAAAATGCCTAAAATAGCAGTAAAAAGTTCAACACTACAAGACCAAGCCACAAAATGTAAGGAaaataatcaaacaaaaaataatcaaacaaaacaacataTCAACTTGGAGTACAACGCTAATTGGGCATGAATAAATTATCATGTAACAGGTCAAGCAAATTAAACTAAATAATTTATCTGGTTACATATACCTCATAACATTATAGTTGGTTCAAGATTATGGAGTCTAAAATTAAGACAGATTATGAAGATAGAAAAAGTTTCCCAAACTCAACAGTGATGTTTTACACAACATATGGAACTTCCACTTTTATAATAGAATTATGAAACAAGTAACAACTTGATCACGTTTCCAATGAACATAGACATATTATCTTCTGAATCAAACAAAACAATAGACCAACATGACATGCGATGAAAAACAAACTGTAACAATTTTCTAAAGACACTTCAAATGAACTATGAATCTCTTTGATTGAATCAGAAGTTCCAAATCGGAACCTATTCTAAAATTTGGACTGAAGACCGTAGATTGCGTTCGTATCCACTTGGAAAGCCTTTGCAAGAATATCAGCAGGGATATCAGGGTTTGATCCAAATACAGCATTTGCAATGGCAATGACACCTGGATTTTGGCTGCTGAGAGCTACAATGGCAACTGCATTTCCGTGTCCAACATTTTGTTGGAAATGCACAAGGCCTACTGGGAAAACAAACACATCACCCTTCTGAAGTACCTTGCTGATGAGGCGGTTTTCGGGATTGGAGGTGACAAAACCAACTTTGAGGCTCCCTTCCAGTACTGTCAAAATTTCAGTAGCTCTAGGGTGTGTATGTGGAGGGTTAAGACCCCATGGGGCAAAATCAATACGCGCAACGGAGATGTCAAGGGTATTAAGTCCTCCAATTTGGGCTACACTAACAGGAGTCACACGTGAACCAACTGCATTTGATGTGTTGCCTGCTAGGTGAAGCCCACTGAAGAAGAAATCGTTGCCTTCAACAAGCTTAGGGTCCTTGCAAACACGACCATTCACCAGTACTGAAACCATGATGAGAAAAATTAATATCAgcatatataattattaattgATACGGTGCATGTATTTGGTTTTTTGGAAATACGTACtacgaaaacaaaaaaacaaaaaaaaacggTTCTTGGTACCTGAGCTCGTTGCATCAGCCACGCAGAAGTCCTGAAGAGAACTTGGGTCAGATGCCAAAGCAATGGAAGAAGTTACGGCAAGGAATGCAAAAAATAGAAGCTGAGAGGCCATCTGATAAGGCAGTAAGCAGAGAGAGATTGGCCAACTTGGTTTAAACTTTGTAAGCGAGGATGAGTTTGAATTGTGGATTGAAACCCTACCTATGTCTCTGCTTTTATAGAGAGAAGTATCTCTGCATGTGTTGTTTCCTATGAACTGAAAAAGTCCAGTCTTAATTTGTTACCGCGTATTGTACAAATTTTTCATGGGAAGGTGCTGCTTGTGTATATGTCATCACGTATCTATTAACTTTAATTTTCAGGTGCCGGCTTTGGTGCTGGGCCTGCTGGCATTGAGGAATGTTTCCATTCTCTAGAATTTGAAGTGGATttctaggaaaaaaaaaatgtactacTACTAATTAACACCTATTTCTTTACACATTCTCTAACGAAAATTggctatttttcaaaatttctcaTTTAGTATATATACTTATTATAATAGATGTACATAGATATATCCTATAATAAGTATAAGGATTCATTCAG
Encoded proteins:
- the LOC126586777 gene encoding uncharacterized protein LOC126586777 isoform X2; protein product: MILFGFCVFFRYGSNVLDGQERISSGVDECDEAGAGDEVDRAGGYGGMKVEADKDESSTYAVMLASDVPQRYLFFNSEKNCGTLKKGMWLSELHCMMNLGLTPAACSGRMEF
- the LOC126586777 gene encoding uncharacterized protein LOC126586777 isoform X1 — its product is MILFGFCVFFRYGSNVLDGQERISSGVDECDEAGAGDEVDRAGGYGGMKVEADKDESSTYAVMLASDVPQRWETRCIIFCMDTTTCTLWMQCDLFFLLKLPLLILSLLFSILSV
- the LOC126586884 gene encoding putative germin-like protein 2-1, whose amino-acid sequence is MASQLLFFAFLAVTSSIALASDPSSLQDFCVADATSSVLVNGRVCKDPKLVEGNDFFFSGLHLAGNTSNAVGSRVTPVSVAQIGGLNTLDISVARIDFAPWGLNPPHTHPRATEILTVLEGSLKVGFVTSNPENRLISKVLQKGDVFVFPVGLVHFQQNVGHGNAVAIVALSSQNPGVIAIANAVFGSNPDIPADILAKAFQVDTNAIYGLQSKF